The proteins below are encoded in one region of Shewanella putrefaciens:
- the rrtA gene encoding rhombosortase: MKLGPYWVALVVSLLCAGLYVAGLATPTIDELLAYRRSAIADGQWWRLVTGNLLHTNHWHLLMNLAGLWIVLFLHHFHYRVKGLSGLFALLCLLEGLGLYLGYPQLLGYVGLSGMLHGLFAYGAVRDIQCRMRSGYLLLLGVMVKVGHEQFYGASTDVTAMIGARVATESHLVGLICGLICALGVYLAGKWTLQVAK, encoded by the coding sequence GTGAAACTTGGCCCCTACTGGGTTGCATTGGTCGTCAGTTTACTCTGTGCCGGCTTGTACGTTGCCGGCCTAGCTACGCCCACTATCGATGAACTATTGGCCTATCGACGCAGTGCCATTGCAGATGGCCAATGGTGGCGGCTCGTTACTGGGAACCTACTGCATACCAACCATTGGCACCTCTTGATGAACCTTGCGGGGCTGTGGATTGTGCTCTTTTTGCACCACTTCCACTACCGCGTTAAAGGCTTAAGTGGTTTATTTGCCCTATTGTGTTTGCTCGAGGGCCTAGGTTTATACCTTGGGTATCCGCAGCTGCTGGGTTATGTCGGCTTAAGCGGCATGCTGCACGGCCTATTTGCCTATGGTGCGGTGCGAGATATTCAGTGTCGTATGCGCTCGGGTTATCTTTTACTCTTAGGCGTGATGGTTAAAGTGGGCCATGAACAATTTTATGGTGCCAGCACCGATGTGACTGCCATGATAGGAGCACGGGTTGCCACTGAGTCACACTTGGTGGGTTTGATCTGCGGCCTGATCTGCGCGCTTGGCGTGTACCTCGCCGGGAAATGGACACTTCAAGTGGCAAAATAA
- a CDS encoding nuclear transport factor 2 family protein — MRFLLLALICLLSTSSFANPAKTQTTATADQLINANYSLFTKAFNELAPEVTGEIYTEDASYLSESQSKEIYYGRDSIVAIYQKFFDKIRSKKARIDIDFRILKRKMVGNSAIDTGYYLVRFYPAEETGEPVSEFAGKFVIGTQKVSSTRWSVTLDMNNRAEPSFYLNAKPVPNLYYGRQFSPLPDSKKTK, encoded by the coding sequence ATGAGATTTTTGCTGCTAGCCCTGATATGCCTATTGTCGACCTCAAGTTTCGCCAATCCAGCTAAAACCCAAACGACTGCAACGGCGGATCAGCTGATCAATGCCAATTATTCACTTTTTACTAAGGCCTTTAACGAGCTCGCCCCTGAAGTCACCGGCGAGATTTACACTGAAGATGCCAGTTATCTCTCTGAAAGCCAAAGTAAAGAAATCTATTATGGCCGCGACAGCATAGTGGCGATTTATCAAAAGTTTTTCGATAAAATCCGCAGTAAGAAAGCACGTATTGATATCGATTTTCGCATACTGAAACGTAAAATGGTCGGCAATAGCGCCATAGATACCGGCTATTATTTAGTGCGCTTCTACCCCGCCGAAGAGACGGGTGAACCTGTGAGTGAATTTGCTGGCAAATTTGTTATTGGGACGCAAAAAGTGTCGTCGACTCGCTGGAGTGTCACCTTAGATATGAATAACCGTGCAGAGCCTAGCTTCTATCTCAATGCTAAGCCTGTGCCTAACTTATACTATGGTCGTCAGTTCTCACCTTTGCCCGACAGCAAAAAAACAAAATAG
- a CDS encoding GGDEF domain-containing phosphodiesterase has protein sequence MKRRQHQHLLESLVHSAAKQQGDFTKTAELATELLCQNLAVSLVSVWLFSTDQQTQSLVAQFGSMMLQEVHRPQLLKDCPHYLQELKNHRHIDAGNTLVDPRLSELAGVYFEPRQVLSSLDVGIRINGHLEGVLCIERAHLTHHWHDSEIHLACQMADQLALTLATKYTYDKEERLSLFRCATEQSRQMSMLINLHTEKVEYVNQAHADITGVLRDKSIGSNLRELAIFKQHSELAEHTLAQIYRGEQAKGEVQFNRVDGSRYWLKFVVSQFITDRGNHYALVSGEESTDEHNYKAELERLAWRCSLTGLHNRSHFNRVLERTTQGLLLLVDLVGFKRFNDTYGHDNGDSLLIEIGRRLKHFSEVNKATEIARVGSDEFAVLLTDSQAVYDLDYFSTRLYQHLAMPILIGREQIEPKPALAVVDIASVANLFAPLTCADIAVQYAKKKKGTAIQVFNSTLLSAFKEDAQIERDLHSAIRGRQFELYYQPLRDLEQQTYIGAEALIRWHHPKKGVLYPGAFIDIAEQSGMINAIGSWVLEAACRQLNLWQHHNPDLSMHVNVSARQFFSGNLYEQVWQLLTRYRLKPKTLILEITETELMGDIRHATILCQELAELGVGLAIDDFGTGYSSMRYLKQFPISKLKIDRSFISDLTISRESREIVSAIIAMASALNISLTAEGVETSEQEDFLAKSLCHQAQGYLYSPALREPEFAQFLLSAKSTPMVTH, from the coding sequence GTGAAGCGACGTCAACATCAGCATTTATTGGAGTCTTTAGTACATTCGGCGGCTAAACAGCAGGGCGATTTTACTAAGACCGCAGAGTTAGCGACAGAGTTGTTGTGCCAGAATTTAGCGGTGTCCTTAGTGTCGGTATGGCTATTTTCCACCGATCAGCAAACCCAATCTTTGGTCGCTCAATTTGGATCTATGATGTTGCAAGAGGTACATAGACCCCAATTGCTCAAGGATTGCCCCCATTATCTGCAGGAACTCAAAAACCACCGTCATATCGATGCGGGTAATACCTTAGTCGACCCGCGCTTAAGTGAGTTGGCTGGGGTTTATTTTGAACCAAGGCAAGTGCTCTCTAGCCTCGATGTTGGGATCCGCATCAATGGCCACCTTGAAGGCGTACTCTGCATCGAACGCGCCCACTTAACTCACCATTGGCACGACAGTGAAATTCACCTCGCTTGCCAAATGGCCGACCAATTAGCCCTCACCTTAGCCACTAAATACACCTACGATAAAGAAGAGCGCCTTAGCCTCTTTCGTTGTGCAACCGAGCAATCGCGGCAAATGAGTATGTTGATCAATCTGCATACGGAAAAGGTCGAATACGTTAACCAAGCCCATGCAGATATTACCGGTGTGTTGCGGGATAAGAGCATAGGTTCGAATCTGCGGGAACTTGCAATATTTAAGCAGCACAGTGAACTGGCCGAGCACACCCTTGCACAAATTTACCGTGGGGAGCAGGCTAAGGGGGAAGTGCAGTTTAACCGTGTCGACGGTAGCCGTTATTGGCTTAAATTTGTTGTTAGTCAGTTTATTACCGACCGTGGCAACCACTACGCCTTAGTGTCGGGGGAAGAAAGTACCGATGAACACAATTATAAGGCGGAACTCGAGCGTTTAGCCTGGCGCTGCAGCTTGACGGGGCTCCATAATCGTAGTCATTTCAATCGAGTGTTAGAACGCACGACGCAGGGGCTGCTGCTGCTCGTCGATCTGGTTGGGTTTAAGCGTTTTAACGACACCTACGGCCATGATAATGGCGACAGTCTATTAATTGAAATCGGGCGGCGCTTAAAACATTTTTCTGAGGTCAATAAAGCCACTGAAATTGCCCGAGTCGGGAGCGATGAATTTGCCGTGTTACTGACGGACAGCCAGGCCGTCTATGATCTCGACTATTTCAGTACGCGTTTATATCAACATTTAGCCATGCCTATATTGATCGGGCGCGAGCAAATAGAGCCTAAACCCGCTTTAGCCGTGGTCGATATTGCCTCCGTGGCTAATTTATTTGCACCTTTGACCTGCGCAGATATTGCAGTGCAATATGCGAAAAAGAAAAAGGGCACCGCAATTCAAGTATTTAACAGCACATTACTCAGTGCTTTTAAGGAAGATGCGCAAATTGAGCGTGATCTGCACAGTGCCATTCGTGGGCGGCAGTTTGAGCTTTATTATCAACCCCTAAGGGATCTTGAGCAGCAAACCTACATAGGTGCCGAGGCGTTGATCCGTTGGCATCACCCGAAAAAAGGGGTGCTTTACCCTGGGGCATTTATCGATATCGCCGAGCAGTCGGGGATGATTAACGCGATTGGTAGTTGGGTGCTTGAGGCGGCTTGCCGGCAGTTAAACCTTTGGCAGCACCATAATCCCGATCTGAGCATGCATGTGAATGTGTCTGCGCGGCAATTCTTTAGTGGCAATTTGTACGAACAGGTGTGGCAATTGCTGACTCGTTACCGCTTGAAGCCTAAAACCTTGATCCTCGAAATTACTGAAACAGAGTTAATGGGCGATATTCGCCATGCAACTATACTGTGCCAAGAGTTAGCCGAGTTAGGTGTTGGATTGGCTATCGACGATTTTGGGACAGGCTACAGTTCGATGCGTTACTTAAAACAGTTCCCGATCAGTAAGTTGAAAATCGACCGCTCCTTTATCTCCGATCTAACAATAAGCCGCGAGAGCCGTGAAATTGTGTCCGCGATTATCGCTATGGCGAGCGCGCTGAATATTTCGTTAACGGCAGAGGGGGTTGAAACCTCGGAGCAGGAGGACTTTTTGGCCAAGAGTCTATGCCATCAGGCACAGGGGTATTTGTACAGTCCTGCACTGCGAGAGCCAGAGTTTGCCCAGTTTTTATTGTCGGCGAAAAGCACACCTATGGTGACGCACTAA
- the queC gene encoding 7-cyano-7-deazaguanine synthase QueC has protein sequence MASKLGANALGSTAAVSKAVVVFSGGQDSTTCLIQALTQYDEVHGITFDYGQRHREEIEVAKSLAKRLNITSHKVMDVSLLNELAISALTRDAIPVSHELMENGLPNTFVPGRNILFLTLAGIYAYQLGADAIITGVCETDFSGYPDCRNDFVKAMESALVQGMDKKLQIVTPLMWLNKAQTWALADKYQQLDLVRHHTLTCYNGVIGDGCGDCPACHLRQRGLDDYLQNQADIMASLASTNEKVEPQA, from the coding sequence ATGGCAAGCAAATTAGGCGCAAACGCGTTAGGGTCAACAGCGGCGGTATCAAAGGCTGTCGTGGTATTCAGTGGTGGACAAGATTCAACCACCTGTCTTATTCAAGCCCTTACCCAATATGATGAAGTCCATGGGATCACCTTCGACTATGGCCAACGTCACCGCGAAGAGATTGAAGTCGCGAAATCCCTCGCAAAACGTCTAAACATCACCAGCCATAAAGTGATGGATGTGAGTTTACTCAATGAGTTAGCTATATCGGCCCTCACCCGCGATGCGATCCCCGTTTCACACGAATTAATGGAAAATGGCCTACCTAATACCTTTGTGCCCGGGCGCAATATTCTGTTTTTAACCCTAGCGGGCATTTACGCCTACCAGTTGGGTGCCGATGCCATTATCACTGGCGTGTGCGAAACCGACTTTTCTGGCTATCCAGATTGCCGCAACGATTTTGTCAAAGCCATGGAGTCGGCCCTAGTACAGGGGATGGACAAAAAACTTCAAATAGTCACCCCGCTGATGTGGCTTAATAAGGCGCAAACCTGGGCGCTGGCGGATAAATATCAACAGCTCGATCTGGTGCGTCACCATACACTCACCTGCTATAACGGCGTGATAGGCGATGGTTGCGGCGATTGTCCAGCCTGCCATTTACGCCAGCGCGGCCTAGATGATTATTTGCAAAATCAAGCCGATATTATGGCTTCGCTTGCAAGCACCAATGAAAAAGTCGAGCCACAAGCGTGA
- the rsxA gene encoding electron transport complex subunit RsxA, with translation MSEYLLLLISTVLVNNFVLVKFLGLCPFMGVSSKLESAIGMSMATTFVLTLASILSYLVNQYLLLPFDLSYLRTMSFILVIAVVVQFTEMVVQKTSVTLHRALGIYLPLITTNCAVLGVALLNVNEKHDFIQSAIYGFGAAVGFSLVLILFSAMRERLAAADVPLPFKGGAIAMITAGLMSLAFMGFTGLVK, from the coding sequence ATGAGTGAATATCTCCTGTTGTTGATCAGCACTGTACTGGTCAACAATTTCGTTTTAGTGAAATTCTTAGGTTTATGTCCTTTCATGGGGGTCTCCAGTAAGTTGGAGTCCGCGATTGGTATGTCTATGGCCACCACTTTTGTGTTGACCTTAGCCTCGATACTCAGTTATCTCGTGAATCAATACCTATTACTCCCCTTTGATCTGAGCTATTTGCGCACTATGAGTTTTATTTTAGTGATTGCCGTTGTCGTGCAATTTACTGAAATGGTCGTTCAAAAAACCAGTGTGACGCTGCACCGTGCCCTCGGTATTTATTTACCGCTTATCACGACAAACTGCGCGGTATTGGGTGTCGCCCTGCTTAACGTGAACGAAAAACACGATTTTATTCAATCGGCTATCTACGGTTTTGGTGCGGCGGTGGGCTTCTCTTTAGTGTTAATTCTCTTCTCGGCTATGCGTGAACGCTTAGCCGCCGCAGATGTGCCCTTACCCTTTAAGGGCGGCGCCATTGCCATGATCACCGCGGGCCTGATGTCGCTGGCCTTTATGGGATTTACAGGATTGGTTAAGTAA
- a CDS encoding VC2046/SO_2500 family protein gives MHIDVPLVNEAQIGTRLNAAIEHNRRGEFALLLSLLSADARDMAQFQWQKELDTAQKLQRQFELPPKQPLLADLSLGEPIVDNSPLFNQAGARAFQLQQAICPEALVIRGGESMAMAEVLSNCDLTTQLRQRGQLTSPKIDIMHFADQLAIQRNLVPLLATA, from the coding sequence ATGCATATTGATGTTCCTTTAGTCAACGAAGCCCAAATCGGCACCCGCTTAAATGCGGCGATAGAACACAACAGGCGAGGAGAGTTCGCCCTGTTGTTGTCTTTGTTGTCGGCCGACGCTCGGGACATGGCGCAGTTTCAATGGCAAAAAGAGCTTGATACGGCACAAAAATTACAACGTCAGTTTGAACTCCCGCCCAAACAGCCCTTATTGGCGGATTTATCCCTAGGTGAACCTATAGTCGATAATAGCCCGCTTTTTAATCAGGCTGGGGCGAGGGCATTTCAATTACAACAGGCGATATGTCCAGAGGCCTTGGTTATCCGTGGTGGAGAATCGATGGCGATGGCCGAAGTGCTTAGTAACTGCGACTTGACCACTCAATTACGTCAACGTGGGCAACTCACATCCCCTAAGATAGATATTATGCATTTTGCCGATCAATTAGCGATCCAGCGTAATTTAGTTCCCCTATTAGCTACTGCTTAA
- the queE gene encoding 7-carboxy-7-deazaguanine synthase QueE, with the protein MNYPVNEVFETIQGEGVFTGVPAIFVRLQGCPVGCAWCDTKQTWDVLEANKVAPEQVITVDGTVGRWANHSAQSLITAFNAKGFTARHIVITGGEPCMYDLRDLTETLHSFGFATQIETSGTFEVLCDDSTWVTVSPKVNMKGGYPVLPQALNRANEIKHPIATEKHLDELDELLKDIDISSKTICLQPISQKPRATELAMKTCIARNWRLSIQTHKYLNID; encoded by the coding sequence ATGAACTATCCCGTCAACGAAGTCTTTGAAACCATTCAAGGTGAAGGTGTCTTTACCGGAGTGCCCGCCATATTTGTGCGCCTACAGGGTTGCCCCGTGGGATGCGCTTGGTGCGATACTAAACAGACTTGGGATGTCCTTGAGGCCAATAAAGTTGCGCCAGAACAAGTGATTACTGTGGACGGCACCGTTGGCCGCTGGGCAAATCATAGCGCCCAGAGCCTTATCACGGCCTTTAATGCTAAGGGGTTTACCGCGCGCCATATAGTGATCACCGGCGGCGAGCCTTGTATGTACGATTTACGCGACTTGACCGAAACCTTGCATAGCTTTGGCTTTGCCACCCAAATTGAAACCAGCGGCACCTTTGAAGTACTCTGCGACGACAGCACTTGGGTCACGGTTTCACCTAAGGTGAATATGAAGGGCGGTTATCCAGTCTTGCCACAGGCCCTTAATCGCGCCAATGAAATTAAGCATCCTATCGCCACTGAGAAACACTTAGATGAGCTAGATGAACTATTGAAAGATATCGATATTTCATCCAAAACCATCTGCCTGCAGCCGATTAGCCAAAAGCCCAGAGCGACGGAACTGGCGATGAAAACCTGCATCGCCCGCAATTGGCGTTTATCTATCCAAACCCATAAGTATTTAAATATCGATTGA
- a CDS encoding DUF406 family protein, with protein sequence MKGIIAAQAHTVNDTCTDCGSFVDIGAVIDEHDTLLELQFNGVNAQSDADAMANRAKARFSQTHAKTVPTDSGVSLQLTFDVSAEKMIFQLENGL encoded by the coding sequence ATGAAAGGTATTATTGCGGCGCAGGCCCACACAGTGAATGACACATGCACAGATTGCGGTAGCTTTGTCGATATTGGCGCCGTCATCGATGAACACGATACCCTGTTAGAATTGCAGTTTAACGGCGTTAACGCCCAAAGTGATGCCGACGCGATGGCCAACCGAGCTAAGGCGCGTTTTAGCCAAACCCATGCAAAGACGGTGCCGACGGATTCTGGCGTGAGTTTGCAGTTAACCTTTGATGTCAGTGCCGAAAAGATGATTTTTCAGTTAGAAAATGGTCTGTAA
- the uvrB gene encoding excinuclease ABC subunit UvrB has translation MSESVFQLESQFAPAGDQPTAIAKLVDGLESGLACQTLLGVTGSGKTFTIANVIAKLGRPTIIMAPNKTLAAQLYGEMKEFFPHNAVEYFVSYYDYYQPEAYVPASNTFIEKDASVNAHIEQMRLSATKALLERKDVVLIASVSAIYGLGDPDSYLKMLLHLRQGDTMGQRDILKRLSELQYTRNDIELQRGTFRVRGEVIDIFPADSDRYAIRVELFDDEIERLSEFDPLTGQIIKRIARTTVYPKTHYVTPREKIIAATEFIKEELRERKQYLLDNNKLIEAQRIHERVQYDVEMMVELGYCSGIENYSRYLSGRAPGEGPPTLLDYLPADGLLIIDESHVTVPQIGAMYKGDRSRKTTLVEYGFRLPSALDNRPLKFEEFEQLMPQTIYVSATPNPYELEKSGGEIVEQVVRPTGLLDPELEVRPVGIQVDDLLSEVAKRVAVNERVLVTTLTKRMSEDLTEYLDEHGVKVRYLHSDIDTVERVEIIRDLRLGKFDVLVGINLLREGLDMPEVSLVCILDADKEGFLRSERSLIQTIGRAARNVNGKVILYADRITNSMAKAMGETERRRERQRAHNLKHGIVPKGVVKRITDVMDVDDGRDSQAVYGRVAESKPKHYHADAAQLSHDIDKLEKKMHEHARNLEFEQAAAVRDEVKRLRELLITA, from the coding sequence GTGTCAGAATCTGTTTTTCAGCTTGAATCACAATTTGCCCCCGCGGGGGATCAGCCCACAGCTATCGCGAAATTAGTCGATGGTCTAGAGTCGGGGCTGGCTTGCCAAACCTTGCTCGGGGTCACGGGCTCGGGTAAAACCTTCACCATTGCGAATGTGATTGCCAAATTGGGGCGGCCAACCATTATTATGGCGCCGAATAAAACCCTCGCAGCACAGCTTTATGGCGAGATGAAGGAATTCTTCCCCCATAATGCGGTGGAGTATTTCGTCTCCTACTACGACTATTACCAGCCTGAAGCCTATGTGCCTGCATCTAATACCTTTATTGAGAAAGATGCCTCTGTGAATGCCCATATTGAGCAGATGCGGCTCTCGGCAACTAAGGCGCTGCTAGAACGTAAAGATGTGGTACTGATCGCCTCTGTCTCGGCCATCTACGGTTTGGGGGATCCCGATTCTTATCTCAAAATGCTCCTGCATCTTCGCCAAGGCGATACCATGGGGCAGCGGGATATTCTTAAGCGGTTGAGTGAACTGCAATACACCCGCAACGATATTGAATTGCAGCGCGGTACTTTCCGCGTCCGTGGCGAAGTGATTGATATTTTCCCCGCAGATTCCGATCGTTATGCCATTCGCGTCGAGTTATTTGACGATGAAATTGAGCGTTTAAGTGAATTTGATCCCTTAACGGGGCAGATCATCAAACGCATTGCCCGCACCACGGTTTATCCTAAGACCCACTATGTGACCCCGCGGGAAAAAATTATCGCTGCCACTGAGTTCATTAAAGAAGAACTGCGCGAGCGTAAGCAGTATCTACTCGATAACAATAAGTTAATTGAAGCCCAGCGTATTCATGAGCGAGTGCAATACGATGTGGAGATGATGGTCGAGCTGGGTTATTGCTCCGGCATCGAAAACTACTCCCGTTATTTGTCGGGCCGAGCCCCGGGCGAAGGGCCGCCAACACTACTGGATTATTTGCCTGCCGATGGCTTGCTGATCATCGATGAATCCCATGTCACAGTGCCGCAAATTGGCGCTATGTATAAAGGGGACCGTTCCCGTAAAACAACCTTGGTGGAATACGGTTTCCGTTTGCCGTCGGCGCTGGACAATCGGCCACTGAAATTTGAAGAGTTTGAGCAGTTGATGCCGCAGACCATCTATGTGTCTGCGACACCTAATCCCTACGAGCTTGAAAAGAGCGGCGGCGAGATTGTTGAGCAGGTCGTTCGTCCGACAGGCCTGTTAGATCCCGAGTTGGAAGTGAGGCCCGTTGGTATACAAGTCGATGATTTATTATCGGAAGTCGCTAAACGTGTCGCCGTGAATGAGCGGGTGTTAGTCACAACGTTAACCAAACGTATGTCGGAGGATCTCACCGAATATCTGGACGAGCACGGGGTAAAAGTGCGCTATTTGCACTCGGATATCGACACGGTCGAGCGAGTCGAGATTATTCGCGATCTGCGTTTAGGCAAGTTCGATGTGCTGGTTGGGATTAACCTGCTGCGTGAGGGCTTAGACATGCCAGAGGTCTCCTTAGTCTGTATTTTGGATGCCGATAAGGAAGGTTTCCTGCGCTCCGAGCGTTCGCTTATTCAGACCATTGGCCGCGCCGCTCGAAATGTGAATGGCAAAGTGATCCTCTATGCGGACCGCATTACCAACTCTATGGCAAAGGCGATGGGTGAGACTGAGCGGCGCCGTGAACGGCAGCGTGCCCATAACTTGAAACACGGAATTGTGCCTAAAGGGGTGGTGAAACGGATCACCGATGTGATGGATGTCGATGATGGCCGTGATAGTCAAGCGGTTTATGGCAGAGTAGCCGAGTCAAAACCTAAACATTATCATGCAGATGCTGCACAATTAAGTCACGATATCGATAAGCTAGAAAAGAAAATGCATGAACATGCCCGCAATTTAGAATTCGAGCAGGCGGCAGCCGTGCGCGATGAAGTCAAACGCTTAAGGGAATTATTAATCACCGCCTAA
- a CDS encoding GGDEF domain-containing protein: protein MAMSKSYPVFLLLIFLALFGWVYQSQNSQLQIQQQQELDDFKKHLGGFALWQGSGAELYRLLSSDYSFQFFQYVDDTDGELNHTDGSLTAKDDHPLAGLFPLNLAHTQKIATGRLQVKLSANQAIEEAISNTETFGLVLLVTYLMLLVIFMVLMARMKAAIGYAAQYISHLPDMSFSAIATSKLSGEMSPIKLALEECRTQLKTQLDKLTQENEKLHRAAYQDPITGFGSRPPFTSKLESISQPSVPQLGLLAMVKATELAHVNQLQGRTAGDEYLSNVANCIRKACSKYPDAECFRISSADFAVFIPDVVLKDGPKFLEQLKIFLDEYQLLIKTESTAHTGLVPYQQGANPVTLLTLVDTAVSIAQTLGPNCYHIQEKLNGDEQFGDDRWKLAILDLIDRQALRFYQQPIQPCRNDVEVYRELLARFYNSEGKFLPTTTVIAMAERHGLSTELDKLVVISTLKMLKENPSISGNFGINISAFSAHQELFVGWLKDILGKHKSIASRLVFEINESGLQANLGASFKFVREVHSVGARVSIERFGMSFTSFKFFHEVRPDYIKLDGSYSNAIDEDNNNKFFVRMMVDVARRIGIRVIATSVERQEEKLTLEKLLIDGLQGYYIAQPQALTISDHV, encoded by the coding sequence ATGGCCATGTCAAAATCATATCCCGTCTTTTTATTACTGATCTTTTTGGCGCTATTTGGCTGGGTTTATCAAAGCCAGAATAGCCAATTACAAATCCAGCAACAGCAAGAACTCGACGATTTTAAAAAACATCTTGGCGGTTTTGCCCTGTGGCAAGGTAGTGGTGCAGAGCTGTATCGGCTGTTATCGAGCGACTATAGCTTCCAATTTTTTCAATATGTTGATGATACCGATGGCGAGCTTAATCATACCGATGGCAGCCTCACAGCGAAGGATGACCATCCACTCGCGGGCTTATTTCCCCTTAACTTAGCCCATACCCAAAAAATAGCGACGGGCCGCTTACAGGTCAAACTCAGCGCCAATCAAGCCATCGAAGAGGCTATTAGCAATACAGAGACATTTGGCCTAGTACTCCTAGTGACTTATTTGATGTTGCTCGTTATTTTTATGGTGTTAATGGCGAGGATGAAAGCCGCTATTGGTTATGCCGCCCAGTATATTTCCCATCTTCCAGATATGAGTTTTTCCGCCATTGCCACATCCAAACTCTCCGGTGAGATGAGTCCGATAAAGTTGGCGTTAGAAGAATGTCGTACTCAACTTAAAACCCAATTAGATAAGCTCACCCAAGAAAACGAAAAACTCCATAGGGCCGCCTATCAAGATCCTATTACCGGTTTTGGTAGTCGCCCACCGTTCACCAGTAAATTAGAGAGCATTAGTCAGCCCAGCGTGCCCCAATTGGGTCTACTGGCGATGGTAAAGGCCACTGAACTTGCCCATGTTAACCAGTTACAGGGGCGCACCGCAGGGGATGAATATTTATCTAACGTGGCGAATTGTATTCGTAAGGCCTGTTCGAAATACCCAGATGCCGAATGTTTTCGGATTTCGAGCGCCGATTTTGCCGTATTCATTCCCGATGTTGTGCTAAAAGATGGGCCAAAGTTTTTAGAACAGCTCAAAATTTTTCTCGATGAATATCAGTTGCTCATCAAGACCGAGTCCACGGCGCACACCGGCTTAGTTCCCTATCAGCAAGGGGCCAATCCCGTTACCCTACTCACCCTTGTCGATACTGCGGTGAGTATTGCCCAAACCTTGGGGCCCAATTGCTATCATATTCAAGAAAAACTCAACGGTGATGAGCAGTTTGGCGATGACCGTTGGAAGCTGGCGATCCTGGATCTCATCGATCGCCAAGCCTTAAGATTCTATCAACAGCCGATCCAGCCCTGTCGCAACGATGTTGAGGTTTACCGCGAGCTGTTGGCCCGTTTCTATAATAGTGAAGGCAAATTTTTGCCAACTACCACAGTGATTGCCATGGCCGAACGCCACGGCTTAAGTACGGAATTAGATAAATTAGTGGTGATCAGCACATTAAAAATGCTTAAGGAAAACCCGAGCATCAGCGGCAATTTTGGCATCAATATAAGTGCGTTTTCAGCCCATCAAGAACTGTTTGTTGGCTGGCTAAAAGATATTTTAGGCAAGCATAAATCTATCGCTTCACGTTTGGTATTTGAGATCAACGAGTCGGGTCTGCAGGCCAATTTAGGGGCCAGTTTCAAATTTGTCCGTGAAGTTCACAGTGTGGGTGCTAGGGTCTCCATCGAGCGTTTTGGCATGAGCTTCACCTCCTTCAAATTCTTCCACGAGGTGCGTCCAGACTACATTAAGCTCGATGGCAGCTATTCCAACGCCATTGATGAAGATAACAATAATAAATTCTTCGTGCGCATGATGGTGGATGTCGCCAGACGTATTGGCATTCGCGTGATAGCGACCAGTGTCGAACGTCAGGAGGAAAAATTAACCCTCGAAAAACTCTTAATCGATGGGCTACAGGGCTATTATATTGCCCAGCCCCAAGCGTTAACGATTAGCGATCATGTTTAA
- a CDS encoding YchJ family protein, whose product MVSDISCPCGSAKHYQDCCKPLHIHVDCGEQIADSPEQLMRSRYCAFVLKNFDYIIKTHHPDFLGDLTLASLQRGPHPQWLGLDVLDSREQLTALGHREGTVTFKAWYKLEGEIDAIYECSEFVHQQGRWYYTQGRQMTAKLPGRNDPCVCHSGKKFKQCCLKTL is encoded by the coding sequence ATGGTTTCAGATATTTCCTGCCCCTGCGGCAGTGCAAAACACTATCAAGACTGCTGTAAACCACTGCATATTCATGTGGATTGTGGGGAGCAAATAGCAGATTCGCCCGAGCAACTTATGCGTTCGCGTTACTGCGCATTTGTGTTGAAAAATTTTGATTACATTATTAAGACTCACCACCCCGATTTTCTCGGGGATCTAACCCTAGCAAGCCTGCAGCGCGGGCCCCATCCCCAGTGGCTCGGGCTCGATGTGCTTGATTCAAGGGAACAACTCACCGCCCTTGGGCACAGGGAGGGAACGGTAACCTTTAAGGCTTGGTATAAGCTCGAGGGTGAGATAGATGCTATCTATGAATGCTCGGAGTTTGTCCATCAACAGGGGCGTTGGTATTACACCCAGGGCCGACAGATGACGGCTAAATTACCCGGCAGAAATGATCCCTGTGTTTGTCATAGCGGTAAAAAATTTAAGCAATGTTGCTTAAAGACGCTTTAA